Genomic segment of Oncorhynchus keta strain PuntledgeMale-10-30-2019 chromosome 5, Oket_V2, whole genome shotgun sequence:
cagcctccactgatatgaTTCTACATGCCTTCCCGCGTCCGCTCAGACAGTGAGCAGTGTTTCCTCTGAGTATGACTCTGTCTGTGGATACTGATGTTATAAAGACTACCGGTAACTCAATGTTCTCCTTTCAAAACAAGTACATTTCCAACCTCCGACTCTCAGCTTCATGGTAAAGCCATATGAATGGTTTGTTTACTTGAATGCTCTTGTTCTGGAAATATCTAGTTAATGCTCATCattctgtgtgtgtctatatgcatttgtgtgggtgtgtgtgcatgcatgcattgGTGTAGTCAGTGTATGTGTACGTATGTTGAAGCTATCAGTGTGTGATGTTGGTAAGGAGCCTCTTGGCTGTGTGTTGACCTCTGGCCGTGTacaggatggaaggagagagtcaCTGTGCTCCTGTTGTTGCGGATACAGGaagtgtgggtgtgggtgtgggtgtgtgtgccgTTGGATAACGCTTCCATCTACATACACAGTGATCACTTGTGTTTCATAAAAAAACACAGCCAGATTTACAGTAGACGATTTACTTGTCACATTTTGTTTCACTTTGCACATTTTGATCCAGAAATGActgtttctctaccctctctcctccctcctcctcttagAGATGGCGTtcttccctgtcctcctcctcctctccgtgGTCCAGCGTGGTTCCTCCCAGGACCCTGATGAGGACTCGTTGGCAGTGCCCCGGGGGTGTGGCTGGGGCCTGGTGCGCCCCTACACCCTCCTCTGCGACCTGGACTCTGTTTGGGGCGTGGCGGTCGAATCTGCAGCGGCCGGCGGCGCCCTGGCTGCCATTATACTGGGCCTGATCATCCTCTGCCGACTACACCACGTGAGCGAGGCGGAGAAGCGCAGCGGCGTGGGACCCATTCTCCTCCTGCTCCTGGGCATCCTGGGCCTGTTCGGCCTCAGTTTCGCCTACCTCATTGAGCGTGACGAACAGCTGTGTCTTCTGCGCCGTGCCCTCTGGGGACTGCTCTTCGCCCTGTGCTTCTCCTGCCTGCTGGTGCAGGGTGTGCGGCTCCGGAGGTTGGGCAGCGAGCGCCGGAGCCCGGGGGGCTGTACTCTGACCGGCCTGGCCCTGGGGCTGAGCGCCGTCCAGGGGATCATCGCCGCCGAGTGGCTCCTGCTCACGGTGCTCAGGGAGGGCAGAGCGGCCTGCCAGTACCTGCCTCTGGACTTCTCCTTAGCCTGTAGCTATGTGCTTGCGCTACTGCTAGCCGCGCTGGGGGCGGCCTCCTTCGCTCTCTGTGGGAAGACCCGGCAGTGGCGCTGTAACGCGGTCTGGCTCCTCTCCGCCTGTCTGTTGTCCCTCCTCCTCTGGGTTGCCTGGGTGGGCTTCTATCTCTACGGTAACGCCTGGCTGGGGCGGTCCCCGGACTGGGATGATCCAGCATTGGCAATAGCACTGGTGGCACAGGGTtggctcctcctcctgttccaCGCCGTGCCCGAGGCACACTCCTGTCTCTGCTCCCCGCCACAACCCTCCGCCCCTGACTATTTTGACACGTCCCAGGCCCCGTCCCGCATGAGGGAGACCAGCTTCGACGAGGACATCCCCCTCTCACACAGGCAGTTTCCGGAGAACCAGGGCTACGGCTTTGACGAAAACACTGCAGGTAACAAGAGACTTTGACTTTCAAATGTGTATTAAAATTCATGGTTACAAGGTCAGTACAGCGCTGCTGAGGTTTTACATGCATGTTTCTGT
This window contains:
- the gprc5ba gene encoding G protein-coupled receptor, class C, group 5, member Ba isoform X1, which gives rise to MAFFPVLLLLSVVQRGSSQDPDEDSLAVPRGCGWGLVRPYTLLCDLDSVWGVAVESAAAGGALAAIILGLIILCRLHHVSEAEKRSGVGPILLLLLGILGLFGLSFAYLIERDEQLCLLRRALWGLLFALCFSCLLVQGVRLRRLGSERRSPGGCTLTGLALGLSAVQGIIAAEWLLLTVLREGRAACQYLPLDFSLACSYVLALLLAALGAASFALCGKTRQWRCNAVWLLSACLLSLLLWVAWVGFYLYGNAWLGRSPDWDDPALAIALVAQGWLLLLFHAVPEAHSCLCSPPQPSAPDYFDTSQAPSRMRETSFDEDIPLSHRQFPENQGYGFDENTAGLRSAGHHNGNTAPRPSAPFRSNVYQPTEMTMILNGGAVSSHIVPSAPPTYTGRQLW
- the gprc5ba gene encoding G protein-coupled receptor, class C, group 5, member Ba isoform X2, which encodes MAFFPVLLLLSVVQRGSSQDPDEDSLAVPRGCGWGLVRPYTLLCDLDSVWGVAVESAAAGGALAAIILGLIILCRLHHVSEAEKRSGVGPILLLLLGILGLFGLSFAYLIERDEQLCLLRRALWGLLFALCFSCLLVQGVRLRRLGSERRSPGGCTLTGLALGLSAVQGIIAAEWLLLTVLREGRAACQYLPLDFSLACSYVLALLLAALGAASFALCGKTRQWRCNAVWLLSACLLSLLLWVAWVGFYLYGNAWLGRSPDWDDPALAIALVAQGWLLLLFHAVPEAHSCLCSPPQPSAPDYFDTSQAPSRMRETSFDEDIPLSHRQFPENQGYGFDENTAGLRSAGHHNGNTAPRPSAPFRSNVYQPTEMTMILNGGAVPSAPPTYTGRQLW